GACACGTGGACCCAGCGTAGACAACAAGCAACCGCCACATAGGACAGCGGCTGCAACAGCTGTCAGACAGGACATCTCGACAGTCACGTCTTTTCACACAGCCATATCAGCTCACCTATCTCTCTGACAAGCAGCTCGGTGTCAGAGACCATCCATAAACGAACCAAGCACGCCAAGGATCACGTGACTTGATAACTCGGATAACAATACcatctcggacataaatatccgacacactgggggggactagtgataacgtagcacatctaataggggcgaagcaacctcgccaggaacgaacatcgctaaatcaagcatttcaccgacctggtaacaatgtccgaccttcttgaaatcatagatcacatgacttgggggggtcaccggatcgatgggaattcaagcatcatccgagacattcatgtctgataaggtcggacccaGGATTCTATCCGGGCTCTGAGTTATAGTCAACTCGGATCCAGGCCGAGCTCCGAGTTCATAAACCCTGAAGATCGGGTCGCATGGCCCGAGCTTCGAGATACCCTCATTAACcagaaccatgataacttggtccccaagttatccgggcttcaAGGTTTAACCGGGCTCCGAGGTCTTGCCCAGAAGCACAcgctcgtgtaccagatcctgggaccacaaaAGATCTTCTGACATGTATgcgaggaatgttccctctgacacacctaacaacccgtgcctcccgcagggatattctgccacgtcagcataactgatttctgggaccactgggctcacagcctgccagcaaggcaggtttgtccttaaaccctaactataaatagagggtttaaggacaaaccctaggtaatttctctTTTCCACTCTAAGAATActctttttctcttcttcttctttctctacctcaaacccttacttgagcgtcggagcgaacgtccggtgacccccaccggagttccttctgacctctgtttgcttgtggtgtgcaggtcgttaAAGCTCGGATTCAGTTTGATGATTTATCACTTACCAATCTAAATCTCCTGTTTAATCCTCTTATCAACTACCCTCATATTATGCAGCATTTGAGTGGACAACCTAATATTGTTGAGTTTAAAGGGGCTTATGaggataataaatttaattgatttatatttaataaaaaaattgtgaaatttTAGAGAAGATgagatttttgttttaattataacctTGAGGATTatttagaatattaattaaaattgaaagtatTTGGAAAAAAGTTAATTTGATGCTTGAGTGTGTCATTGAAACCAAAAGGTGtggattttaatatttaagggtgcaattgaaaccgaaaggtcataatttgggtaaaattggtggttttacaacatGAGAGTGCAATTGAAACCGAAAGACTCTGATTTGTATGCCCAGCCTCATAAACTAATGCAAGTGTAAGGAATATTAATTGACCAACTTTTGAAAATTACTTGGCGATTGTAAGATAATTAATGTATTTGATAAAAGGAACTTTCAAAGAAACCATAACTACACTGTGAATTAACACATTTTTAGTTTTGATcacaattttttcaaaaaagaaacaGCGATGGGAGGATTCCTATTCACATTTAAATCTAGAGTTAACAAATTACTAGTCAATTAGATTGATGTCTGTGTGCGCGTTTTACGGAtgaaattgaataattttgcattctttcattttaaattttaaatttatctttgtATTCCTAGCCTCATAAACCAATGCAAGTGTTAGGAATATTACTGACCTAGTTTTGGAAGTTAATTGACATAAATAGAAATTTAtcacaatatataaatatgatattttaacaaatttattgaaattgagtatataaaataatataaattcaaataaaacagaGATGTTGAATATATAGAAAGAAAATACTTTgcacaatataaaataaataaattataatctaatttaatttattgatttaatttaaaataattatctatattcAATTACTAATAgacattaataataaattaaaacttttcaaattttataactaTGCCACTTAATTATAGCAAAATTCTTCACATTCCATTACTTATAAATAGCACTACATAttcttcaaatttaaaaaaccaaaagaattaatttttacaagtttaaactttaataaaatttaattaactattagtaaaaaattaaaatcatattctGTAACTTATAGATGTCAAtaacttaataatttaaaaaaaaaagatttatgaTGAACAACTTTCTAAATTTTGTACaagagtattatttttatattaaattagaacACATTTTTAAAAACTGGGATTAGCTAGAAACCAATTGCATGTCTAATTAAAAGCAAATATTAAACAGGAAATACAAAGCAAGAAAGATATTGAAGAACTCTAAGACTAATCCGAGACCGAGGATGTATTGGCATGAATAATTATCCACTTTGATTGAGATGAGTTTACCATTTCCCCATGAATTTAGATTTTTAAGCTTAAAACACCAAACacatacattttaaataaatatagaaaattaCAAACTAAAGAGACAGAATATAAAAGAGAAAACACAAGTTCAAGTACATTCTTATCAGCATATGGCTctgcaattttaatttatcataacatacAATTACAGCATTCCAAAATTTTGTTCCATAACCGATTTAAGTGAGCAAAATATAAATCCCTCCATTGCCTATTAAAAGCTAAAGGACCCACTACAACCCAAAAGCCTACCACAAATCCCGGAGCAATGCTCACATACACGTAGAACCAATCCACCACTCCAGCTTCTTCGTCTGCTGTTCTGCTTTCTTTATCGATCTGAACTGTATGAGCGTCTCTCGGGTCCTTAGTAAGCGGAGGTCCGGAAAGGTTGTTGCCGATGAAACTTGAGGCCTCCAAACTTCCTAACTGAGTGCTTACAGGAATTCTTCCTGACAATTTGTTATAGGATAAGTTTAAGCGGCTCAACTTAGACAAGCTTGCCATGCTTTGTGGGATTTCACCAATAAGTAGGTTTTGAGAAAAATCAAGAGATTGCAATGATTGCATAGCACCCATATCCTTTGGAATTCTCCCACTTAAAAGATTATTTGACAAGTTCAAAGATTGTAGCTGTACAAGGCTTGTTATTTCTTCAGGAATCTCACCGGTCAGCTTATTGTTTGAAAGGTCTAAACTCCTTACATAAATAAGAATGCTGTCATATTCCAACCTTCTTCCCTTGCTCGTAATGGCAGAACTCGTTATAACGCTAACTGAACCTGTAATCCAGCCAGTGGTCCACTGTCCACTGCCCTCTCCTGTTTCCATCGCAGTCAAATTACTGATACATTCCGGTATAGCTCCACTGAGATTGTTATCAGCAAGATCCAAAATTTGTAAAGACGTCATGTGGCATAATTTTTCGGATATCTTGCCGTGAAATTTATTTTCACGAAGATTGAGAATTACTAACTGAGGAAGTTGTTCTCCTGTCGTCCATGTTGAGATATCTCCTCGTAATCCATTTCCACGCAAGTCAAGTACATATAAGTAGTTCCAACTTTGAAGTGACAATGGTATTTCACCAGACATATTGTTGTTGTGGATGTCCAAAAACTCGATTTCTGTTAACATTCCAAACGATGGAGGAAATTTCCCACTGAAATTGTTGTCGCTTAGTTTCAGAAATCTTAAATTCTTCCAGTTCTCCCAACAATTGGGCAACTCACCGGATAAATGATTTTTCCCAAGGTTAAGGAAAGCCATAGCATTTACCTCGTGCATGTTACCACATAAAAAGTTAGATATTGACCCTGTGAATGAATTGTTGGAAAGATTCAATTGTGTGAGATTGGAAGACACTTGAGGCAGAGGACCTTCAAAATGATTTGAGCTCAAGTCAATGTATGAACCTTGAGATTCAATGGCACTGCTAGAGCTCAGGTTGATGTATGGAATATTTCCATGCATCTGATTATGAGAGAGATTGATAACAACAGCTGAGAGAGACATGTTAAGGAACCAAATAGGAAGGGTGCTTGAAATTTTGGAGTTGGACAAGTCGAGACTGTTTAAATGATTAAGCGGACGAAGCCATGCGGGAAACAAAGGGCCAACATGGCAGGACACTAAATATAATTCTTCAATGTGTTGAAAAGGAGGAACCCAATCAGGGGTAACTCTAAAAACTAGATGGTTCCCAGATGCCCTAAAGCTCTTTAGATTTTTGAGCTTTGTGAAATGAGTTTCATAAACTTTTCCTTCTAATGCATTTCGAGATAAATCTATCCTTTCTAAATTTTCAAGCATTCCAAAACTGTCTGGGAGTGTTCCATTCAGGTAGTTGTTCCCCAGGTTGAGGTAATGTAAGGAATTCAGCTCCCCTAAACTCTCAGGAATGTGACCAAAAATTGAATTACCGTTAAGATCCAAGCTGACTAGATTCTTCAATTCCACAAGATGATTGGTGAGATGACCTGATAAGCGACAGGAAAACAAAAATAACGACTCCAGTCTGAGGAAGGGACACTCTGACAGAATTTCTAATACCTCATTAATGTCTTGGAACATTTGCAAAAAAGATAGATCAAGTGACCTCAAATTGCAAAGATTTTTGAATGATGCTGGAATTCCTCCTTTGAGTCCATTATTATAGGACAAGTAAATGGTATCGAGGGAAGTCAAATTCCCAAGGCTGCTTGGAATTCTACCTTCTAACATATTGAATTGAAGGTAAAGAAACTCGAGTTGGGAAACACCATCCAACCAATCTGGTAGGGAAGAATTGAACTGATTATGTGATAAATCAAGTTGTATCAGCGAGGTTAAGTTTTGAATATGAAGAGGTATAGGTCCAAGGAAATAATTCCTTGCAAGATCAAGAAAAGTCAAAGTTTTAATGCCAAAAATCCAACGGGGCACTACGCCCTCACGAGGTTGAAAAGCAGTTCTTAAATCAAGTTTTGCAAGGGATGAAAAGTTAACCAAGGGAAGATGATGATCAATCGGATAAAGATCACAGCCTGACAAGTGTAATTCCACAAGTGAAGGAAGCGTATTTAACACGCGCAGCCAATCATAAGCTTTACTAAGGTTCACGCTACTCAGGTCAATGAATTCTAGTGATCTAAGACTAGAAAGCCAATATAAGCTCTCAACATATTTGGGATGATAAAAGTAATCATCTCCTTTGAGATTTAGGTATTGCAAATTTGAGAGGTTTCCAAGTTGATGAGGAACCATTCCTCCAAATCCTGCTCCACTAAGATTAAGGTATCTTAGACTTGTCATAGAGCCCAGAAATTTTGGAATTGGAATTCCTCCAAAATTATTGTAGCTGAGATCTAAATATTTCAGGTGCTTCAAGTAAAGCAAAGATGGATTGATCTTACCTCCAAACACTGATTTCTCTGCAAACTCCCTGTAAGGAGGAGGAGCAGCGGCAGCATCATCATAAGTGGTATAATACTCATCTTCagaaagacttgtgacat
This window of the Mercurialis annua linkage group LG5, ddMerAnnu1.2, whole genome shotgun sequence genome carries:
- the LOC126680200 gene encoding receptor-like protein EIX2, encoding MSSSCRIIIILFLINFVFCNVSFISCGICIPGEREALLQFKNELTDPSNRLASWIDDTDCCRWSGVVCHNVTGHVVELHVTSLSEDEYYTTYDDAAAAPPPYREFAEKSVFGGKINPSLLYLKHLKYLDLSYNNFGGIPIPKFLGSMTSLRYLNLSGAGFGGMVPHQLGNLSNLQYLNLKGDDYFYHPKYVESLYWLSSLRSLEFIDLSSVNLSKAYDWLRVLNTLPSLVELHLSGCDLYPIDHHLPLVNFSSLAKLDLRTAFQPREGVVPRWIFGIKTLTFLDLARNYFLGPIPLHIQNLTSLIQLDLSHNQFNSSLPDWLDGVSQLEFLYLQFNMLEGRIPSSLGNLTSLDTIYLSYNNGLKGGIPASFKNLCNLRSLDLSFLQMFQDINEVLEILSECPFLRLESLFLFSCRLSGHLTNHLVELKNLVSLDLNGNSIFGHIPESLGELNSLHYLNLGNNYLNGTLPDSFGMLENLERIDLSRNALEGKVYETHFTKLKNLKSFRASGNHLVFRVTPDWVPPFQHIEELYLVSCHVGPLFPAWLRPLNHLNSLDLSNSKISSTLPIWFLNMSLSAVVINLSHNQMHGNIPYINLSSSSAIESQGSYIDLSSNHFEGPLPQVSSNLTQLNLSNNSFTGSISNFLCGNMHEVNAMAFLNLGKNHLSGELPNCWENWKNLRFLKLSDNNFSGKFPPSFGMLTEIEFLDIHNNNMSGEIPLSLQSWNYLYVLDLRGNGLRGDISTWTTGEQLPQLVILNLRENKFHGKISEKLCHMTSLQILDLADNNLSGAIPECISNLTAMETGEGSGQWTTGWITGSVSVITSSAITSKGRRLEYDSILIYVRSLDLSNNKLTGEIPEEITSLVQLQSLNLSNNLLSGRIPKDMGAMQSLQSLDFSQNLLIGEIPQSMASLSKLSRLNLSYNKLSGRIPVSTQLGSLEASSFIGNNLSGPPLTKDPRDAHTVQIDKESRTADEEAGVVDWFYVYVSIAPGFVVGFWVVVGPLAFNRQWRDLYFAHLNRLWNKILECCNCML